One Gammaproteobacteria bacterium DNA segment encodes these proteins:
- a CDS encoding MerR family transcriptional regulator: MKTADRDFTLDELCKLSDLPRRTVRYYIQVGLVDRPQGAGRGAYYTTRHLEQLLEIRKWQDAGLSLERIRDLLATDGEGGDAVPPVRPRRPGTIEVWSHLTIDDGVELTVEPGRAGLSPEALRSFVKEVMELYRRTREEKE; this comes from the coding sequence ATGAAGACCGCGGACCGTGATTTCACCCTGGACGAACTCTGCAAGCTCTCGGACCTGCCGCGCCGTACGGTGCGGTATTACATCCAGGTGGGCCTGGTGGATCGGCCGCAAGGGGCGGGACGGGGTGCCTATTACACGACCCGGCACCTCGAACAGCTCCTGGAGATCCGCAAGTGGCAGGACGCGGGGCTCTCCCTGGAGCGCATCAGGGATCTGCTGGCCACGGACGGGGAGGGCGGCGATGCGGTTCCGCCGGTGCGGCCCCGCAGGCCCGGCACCATCGAGGTCTGGAGCCACCTGACCATCGACGACGGCGTGGAGCTGACGGTGGAGCCAGGGCGCGCCGGCCTCAGCCCGGAGGCGCTACGGTCGTTCGTGAAGGAAGTGATGGAACTCTACCGACGGACACGCGAGGAGAAGGAGTGA
- a CDS encoding HD domain-containing protein — MNHEELSQLMRALAFAAQKHKNQRRKGIEQHPYINHPIALAAILVDEGGITDLDVICSALLHDTIEDTKTTEQELRETFGATIAGMVVEVTDDKNLAKAERKARQVEHAPGLSTGAKLVKLADKIANLRDILEAPPDWSDERKREYFAWANKVVDGLRGVHAELELVFDQTYERRS, encoded by the coding sequence ATGAACCACGAGGAACTTTCGCAGCTGATGAGGGCCCTCGCCTTCGCGGCCCAGAAGCATAAGAACCAGCGGCGCAAGGGCATCGAGCAGCATCCCTACATCAACCACCCCATCGCCCTGGCAGCCATCCTGGTGGATGAGGGCGGCATTACCGACCTCGATGTCATCTGCTCCGCTCTGCTCCACGACACCATCGAAGACACGAAGACCACGGAGCAGGAACTGAGGGAAACCTTCGGAGCCACTATTGCCGGGATGGTGGTGGAGGTCACGGACGACAAGAACCTGGCCAAAGCCGAGCGCAAGGCCCGGCAGGTGGAGCATGCGCCCGGCCTCAGCACCGGTGCCAAGCTGGTGAAGCTGGCCGACAAGATCGCCAACCTCCGGGATATCCTGGAGGCGCCGCCGGACTGGTCGGATGAGCGCAAGCGTGAATACTTCGCCTGGGCGAACAAGGTGGTCGACGGCCTGCGTGGCGTCCATGCCGAACTGGAGCTCGTATTTGATCAGACCTATGAAAGGAGGTCTTGA
- a CDS encoding DUF6569 family protein produces MSVIAECLSEVRLGAPQTHLNLTLHPLLAAGPATPDYLLLDEALEAGCAHVTEVSESGSVPELKFVNDCGKPVLLLDGEELIGAKQNRILNLTVLAPPEATIVIPVSCVEAGRWNRRSEEFASAKRAHYAAGRARKAAQVSASMRSSGSRRSDQGEVWSDIAEKSARMEAHSDTGAAEALYERHRESLEAFKSAFVPVAGQIGALFAIDGHAVGLDLFDSPATLAAVQPKLVESYALDALDSHRREAGAPDPQSFLESATRARVETFPALGEGEDLRIRADGLAGGALVKDARVVHLCLFRVAADENQRAQRTSRLARSYQRRHGYTGERS; encoded by the coding sequence ATGTCCGTCATCGCCGAATGCCTGTCCGAAGTCCGCCTGGGGGCGCCCCAGACCCATCTCAACTTGACCCTTCATCCGCTCCTCGCAGCGGGCCCGGCCACGCCCGACTACCTGCTGCTGGACGAGGCCCTCGAGGCCGGCTGCGCCCACGTGACCGAAGTTTCAGAGTCCGGCAGCGTGCCGGAGCTCAAGTTCGTCAACGACTGCGGGAAGCCCGTGCTGCTGCTGGACGGCGAGGAGCTGATCGGTGCCAAGCAGAACCGCATCCTCAATCTCACCGTGCTGGCCCCGCCCGAGGCCACCATCGTCATCCCGGTGTCCTGCGTCGAGGCCGGGCGCTGGAACCGCCGCTCGGAGGAGTTCGCCAGTGCCAAACGGGCCCACTACGCCGCCGGCCGCGCCCGCAAGGCGGCCCAGGTGAGTGCTTCAATGCGCTCATCCGGCTCGCGGCGGAGTGACCAGGGCGAGGTGTGGTCGGACATCGCAGAGAAGTCGGCCCGCATGGAGGCCCATTCCGACACCGGCGCAGCCGAGGCCCTCTACGAGCGCCACCGGGAATCGCTGGAGGCATTCAAGTCCGCCTTCGTGCCCGTCGCGGGCCAGATCGGGGCGCTGTTCGCCATCGACGGGCATGCGGTGGGGCTCGACCTCTTCGACAGCCCGGCTACCCTGGCCGCGGTGCAGCCGAAACTGGTGGAGAGCTATGCCCTGGATGCCCTCGACAGCCATAGGCGTGAGGCGGGGGCCCCCGATCCCCAGTCATTCCTCGAATCCGCCACCCGGGCCAGGGTGGAAACCTTCCCGGCGTTGGGCGAGGGCGAGGACTTGAGGATCCGCGCCGATGGCCTCGCGGGCGGCGCCCTGGTGAAGGACGCCCGGGTGGTCCACCTCTGCTTGTTCCGGGTAGCTGCCGACGAGAACCAGCGAGCACAGCGCACCAGCCGGCTGGCCCGGAGCTACCAGCGGCGCCACGGCTACACGGGGGAACGGTCATGA
- a CDS encoding ADP-ribosylglycohydrolase family protein, whose protein sequence is MTGGRAQRHGENRRDRYQGAMLGLAAGDALGTTLEFSPPGGFTPITDMVGGGPFGLAPGQWTDDTAMALCLAESLLECEGFDLFDQMARYVRWYREGHLSSTGTCFDIGATVSAALRRFETQVNPLAGDTNPRYGGNGYLMRLAPVPLACAHDPDEAIRLAGIMSRTTHAAPEPVDACRYYAGLMVGALNGVPKATLLAPRYSPLPELWEVKPLAPRIDEVAAGSFKTKQPPDIRGTGYVVQALEAALWAFHTTDDFESGALAAVNLGDDADTTGAIYGQLAGAYYGADAIPRSWRERLARAETITAMADGLLALSIRLAKGTEDRLEKAAP, encoded by the coding sequence ATGACAGGGGGTAGGGCGCAGCGTCATGGGGAGAATCGCCGCGACCGCTACCAAGGCGCGATGCTGGGGCTGGCCGCGGGCGACGCCCTGGGCACCACCCTGGAGTTCAGTCCGCCGGGCGGCTTCACGCCCATCACCGACATGGTGGGCGGCGGCCCCTTCGGCTTGGCGCCGGGCCAGTGGACCGACGACACGGCCATGGCCCTGTGCCTTGCCGAGAGCCTGCTGGAGTGCGAGGGATTCGACCTCTTCGACCAGATGGCCCGCTACGTGCGCTGGTACCGTGAGGGCCACTTAAGCAGCACCGGCACCTGCTTCGACATCGGCGCCACCGTATCCGCGGCGCTGCGCCGCTTCGAGACCCAAGTAAACCCGCTGGCCGGCGACACCAACCCCCGCTATGGTGGCAACGGCTACCTGATGCGTCTCGCTCCGGTGCCGCTGGCCTGCGCCCACGACCCCGATGAGGCCATCCGCCTCGCCGGGATCATGTCCCGCACCACCCATGCCGCCCCCGAGCCCGTGGATGCCTGCCGCTACTATGCCGGCCTCATGGTTGGCGCCCTGAACGGTGTGCCCAAGGCCACGTTGCTGGCGCCCCGTTACAGCCCGCTACCCGAACTCTGGGAGGTCAAACCCCTGGCGCCACGCATCGATGAGGTCGCCGCCGGCTCTTTCAAGACGAAGCAGCCCCCGGACATCCGCGGTACCGGCTATGTGGTCCAGGCCCTGGAAGCCGCCCTGTGGGCCTTTCATACTACCGACGACTTCGAGAGCGGTGCGCTGGCCGCCGTCAACCTCGGCGACGACGCCGATACCACCGGCGCTATCTACGGCCAACTGGCCGGGGCCTACTACGGCGCCGATGCCATCCCCCGCTCCTGGCGCGAACGCCTGGCCCGGGCCGAGACCATCACCGCCATGGCCGATGGGCTGCTGGCATTGTCCATCCGGCTGGCCAAAGGGACCGAAGACCGACTGGAGAAGGCGGCCCCATGA
- a CDS encoding ISKra4 family transposase — translation MTAYTKVDGFDEFAAAREGFEHLVGALCSADNEALEHGQVERLIEEEGREVLRRLMQGYVDLRTHSEVRVSAVTGADGQEREQFRGDRSRQLETVFGTVEVRRKGYSTRGLASVFPLDESLNLPREKYSHGLRERVVKAVVKESFDETVSAVRQNTGGHVPKRQAEQLSTVVVEDFDAYYQSRASTQAEDTDLLVMSADGKGIVVRTEDLRPATRKAAQSTCHKLKTRLSQGEKRNRKRMATVAAIYDVAPHWRSAEQIMGVEERSGDARPRPEGKRVWASLEESPEMVIERLFQEAARRDPERRRRWLVLVDGHEKQLDIVNGCIARYGGDVVVIQDFIHVLEYLWKAAYCFHPAGSQGAEQWVMERALRVLHSEASSVAAGMRRSATRQGLTPARRKAVDTCARYLLKNKARLDYAEALAHGWPIATGVIEGACRYLVKDRLEITGARWSLKGAEAILKLRALHASGDLQDYFAFHRSQERRRNYPTGYGQPCCLAA, via the coding sequence ATGACAGCGTATACCAAGGTGGATGGATTTGACGAGTTTGCGGCGGCCCGAGAGGGGTTTGAGCACTTGGTGGGTGCGCTTTGCAGCGCGGACAACGAGGCATTGGAGCACGGCCAGGTGGAACGACTCATTGAGGAGGAAGGACGGGAAGTTCTGCGGCGCTTGATGCAGGGTTACGTGGATTTGCGCACGCATAGCGAGGTGCGCGTGAGCGCGGTGACAGGTGCCGATGGCCAGGAGCGGGAGCAGTTTCGCGGCGACCGTAGCCGGCAGCTTGAGACCGTGTTCGGGACCGTCGAGGTCCGGCGCAAAGGCTACAGCACGCGGGGATTGGCGAGTGTCTTTCCGCTGGATGAGTCGCTGAACCTGCCGCGGGAGAAGTACTCGCACGGTCTGCGTGAGCGGGTGGTCAAGGCCGTGGTGAAGGAGTCCTTCGACGAGACGGTCAGCGCGGTGCGCCAGAACACAGGAGGCCATGTCCCCAAGCGCCAAGCCGAGCAGCTGTCCACGGTCGTGGTGGAGGACTTTGACGCCTACTATCAGTCCCGCGCGAGCACACAGGCCGAAGACACCGATCTGTTGGTGATGAGCGCGGACGGCAAGGGTATCGTGGTGCGGACCGAGGACTTGCGTCCGGCGACCCGCAAGGCGGCCCAGAGCACGTGTCACAAGCTCAAGACCCGGCTGAGCCAGGGTGAGAAGCGCAACCGCAAGCGGATGGCCACCGTGGCGGCTATCTACGACGTGGCGCCGCACTGGCGCAGTGCCGAGCAGATCATGGGTGTGGAGGAGCGCTCGGGCGATGCCCGGCCCCGGCCTGAAGGGAAACGGGTATGGGCCAGCCTGGAGGAGTCCCCGGAGATGGTCATCGAGCGCCTGTTTCAGGAGGCTGCCCGGCGTGATCCAGAGCGCCGGCGGCGCTGGCTGGTGCTCGTAGACGGGCACGAGAAGCAGCTGGACATCGTGAACGGGTGCATCGCGCGTTACGGGGGCGACGTGGTGGTCATCCAGGACTTCATCCATGTGCTGGAGTATCTGTGGAAGGCCGCTTACTGCTTCCATCCCGCGGGCTCGCAGGGCGCCGAGCAGTGGGTCATGGAGCGGGCTCTGCGCGTCCTGCACAGCGAGGCCAGCAGCGTGGCTGCCGGCATGCGCCGCAGCGCGACACGCCAGGGATTGACGCCAGCGCGGCGCAAGGCCGTGGACACCTGTGCCCGCTACCTGCTCAAGAACAAGGCGCGCCTGGATTATGCCGAGGCACTGGCCCACGGATGGCCCATCGCCACCGGCGTCATCGAGGGTGCCTGTCGTTACCTGGTCAAGGACCGCCTGGAAATCACCGGCGCCCGATGGAGCTTGAAGGGTGCTGAGGCCATCCTCAAGCTGCGCGCCCTGCATGCCAGCGGAGACTTACAGGACTACTTTGCATTCCATCGCAGCCAAGAGCGGCGGCGCAACTATCCGACCGGGTATGGCCAGCCGTGCTGCCTGGCCGCATAG
- a CDS encoding cyclin-dependent kinase inhibitor 3 family protein yields MEPRTSATHPLEIATLELPAGGRLGLTFCPGKHDRHAMSGPWERDLDTDLAAIVVWGATTLVTLMETPELIYLRVADLGTRAKAHGLTWHQLPIRDASIPDEPFERSWPSVGAELRRRLLAGEGVVIHCRGGLGRTGLVAAKLLIELGEDPAAALRRVRTARPGAVENAAQEAYLRHGPAKPV; encoded by the coding sequence ATGGAACCCCGAACAAGCGCTACCCATCCCCTGGAGATCGCCACCCTGGAGCTGCCCGCCGGCGGCCGGCTGGGCCTCACATTCTGCCCCGGCAAGCACGACCGCCACGCCATGAGTGGCCCCTGGGAACGGGACCTGGACACCGATCTCGCCGCCATCGTCGTCTGGGGCGCCACCACCCTGGTGACCCTCATGGAAACCCCGGAGCTCATCTACCTGCGGGTCGCCGACCTTGGCACCCGCGCCAAGGCCCACGGCCTCACCTGGCATCAGCTCCCCATCCGCGACGCCTCCATCCCCGACGAACCCTTCGAGAGGAGCTGGCCCTCCGTTGGCGCCGAGCTGCGCCGGCGGCTCCTGGCCGGGGAGGGCGTGGTCATCCACTGCCGCGGTGGCCTCGGCCGCACCGGGCTGGTGGCCGCCAAGCTGCTTATCGAATTGGGAGAGGATCCGGCTGCGGCGCTAAGGCGGGTCCGCACCGCCCGCCCCGGGGCGGTGGAGAACGCCGCCCAGGAGGCCTATCTGCGCCACGGTCCGGCCAAGCCTGTTTAG
- a CDS encoding VIT and VWA domain-containing protein — translation MVRTAAAVLESPGKERVALEGVSVEAAIRGLMAETTVTQTYRNLEAVNIEAVYTFPLPLDAVLLEMIFELDGRRLTGVVRPRGEASEQYEAAVEDGDTAALLEQAAPGLYTVNVGNLMAGERAVVRFRYAQLLRWQGDSLRFFLPTTIAPRYGDPGAAGLMPHQVPEHALTAEHGFSLKVGIDGVLAAAAFECPSHPVAVADHGGRRELSLAGGSALMDRDFVLVLRRPEAAVSQALVARDGEGWVALASFNPVSTAPSRSPPRGVTLVVDCSASMAGDSIAQARNALREITGLLEPTDHFTLIAFGSTHRALFPGLVAATPQNLGRARRFVDGLDADLGGTEIGPALHTAFRCEPPPGLRPAVLLVTDGEVWDQDRVLELARASGQRLFTVGVGSAVSEAFLRRLAETTGGALELVSPREDMAERIVRHFRRMSQPRAQACNVRWPRRPERQAPQSLDTVYAGDTLHVFGWFSEPPTGEVSLDVGFADGTRFLEHAAVSADEYSGTGAAADVLPRIAAWARLAALEAAEARDMAVNYQLVTEQTSCVLVSVRTEHGKADTIPALRKVPQVLAAGWHGVGTVDWQMDTSMEGDECPSLVMPPSCDDFDFDYDMPFREDADDNRREAAADTGLYDPGFDLDFDRYLPASLARLVRQLNARYPERDAALLDLDRLTDLSALALEPALLEDLEELVEQGFEERDVVLALLFGLLRRPEGGGLERHVQRLLHKAVKDASVPEVLQDRVNTMLSTAPLP, via the coding sequence ATGGTAAGAACAGCTGCCGCAGTGCTGGAATCCCCCGGGAAGGAACGGGTGGCCCTGGAAGGGGTCAGCGTCGAGGCCGCCATCCGCGGCCTGATGGCCGAGACCACGGTGACCCAGACCTACCGCAACCTCGAGGCCGTCAACATCGAGGCCGTCTACACCTTTCCCCTCCCGCTGGACGCGGTGCTGCTTGAGATGATCTTCGAACTCGACGGCCGCAGACTCACGGGGGTGGTCAGGCCCCGTGGCGAGGCCTCCGAGCAGTACGAGGCGGCGGTGGAGGACGGCGATACCGCCGCCCTGCTGGAGCAGGCGGCGCCGGGGCTCTACACGGTCAACGTGGGCAACCTCATGGCCGGCGAGCGCGCCGTCGTGCGCTTCCGTTATGCCCAGCTCCTGCGCTGGCAGGGCGACAGCCTGCGTTTCTTTCTACCCACCACCATCGCGCCCCGTTACGGTGATCCCGGCGCTGCCGGCCTGATGCCCCACCAGGTGCCGGAGCATGCCCTGACGGCGGAGCACGGCTTCAGTCTGAAGGTCGGCATCGACGGCGTGCTCGCGGCGGCCGCCTTCGAGTGCCCCTCCCATCCCGTGGCGGTGGCCGACCACGGTGGCCGGCGCGAGCTGAGCCTCGCCGGCGGCAGCGCCCTCATGGACCGGGACTTCGTGCTGGTGTTGCGCCGGCCCGAGGCGGCGGTCAGCCAGGCGCTGGTGGCCCGGGACGGGGAGGGCTGGGTCGCCCTTGCATCCTTCAACCCGGTGTCCACCGCCCCCAGCCGGAGCCCGCCACGGGGCGTCACCCTGGTGGTGGACTGCTCCGCCTCCATGGCCGGCGACTCCATCGCCCAGGCCCGCAACGCGCTGCGTGAGATCACGGGCCTGCTGGAGCCGACCGACCACTTCACCCTCATCGCCTTCGGCTCGACCCATCGCGCCCTGTTTCCCGGGCTCGTGGCGGCCACGCCGCAAAACCTGGGCCGGGCCAGGCGCTTCGTCGACGGGCTCGATGCCGATCTGGGCGGCACCGAGATCGGGCCCGCGCTGCATACGGCGTTTCGCTGCGAGCCGCCGCCGGGCCTGCGCCCGGCCGTGCTGCTCGTCACCGATGGCGAGGTGTGGGACCAAGACCGCGTCCTGGAGTTGGCCCGCGCCTCCGGGCAGCGCCTGTTCACCGTGGGCGTGGGCAGCGCGGTCTCCGAGGCCTTCCTGCGCCGGCTCGCCGAGACCACCGGCGGCGCCCTGGAGCTGGTCTCGCCTCGAGAGGACATGGCCGAGCGCATCGTGCGTCACTTCCGGCGTATGTCCCAGCCCCGTGCGCAGGCCTGCAACGTACGTTGGCCACGACGGCCCGAGCGTCAGGCGCCCCAAAGCCTCGATACGGTCTATGCCGGCGACACCCTGCACGTGTTTGGCTGGTTCAGCGAGCCACCCACCGGCGAAGTGAGCCTGGACGTTGGCTTCGCGGACGGGACGCGCTTCCTGGAGCACGCGGCCGTGTCCGCCGACGAGTATTCCGGTACGGGCGCCGCGGCGGACGTGCTGCCGCGGATTGCCGCCTGGGCGCGCCTCGCGGCACTGGAAGCCGCCGAGGCCCGGGACATGGCCGTGAATTACCAGCTGGTGACCGAACAGACCAGCTGTGTGCTGGTCAGCGTGCGCACCGAGCATGGGAAGGCAGACACCATCCCCGCCCTGCGCAAGGTACCCCAGGTGCTGGCAGCGGGGTGGCATGGGGTGGGGACCGTGGATTGGCAAATGGATACATCCATGGAAGGCGATGAGTGCCCCAGTCTCGTTATGCCACCATCATGCGACGACTTCGACTTCGACTACGACATGCCCTTTAGAGAAGACGCCGATGACAACCGCCGAGAAGCCGCCGCGGATACCGGCCTTTATGACCCTGGCTTCGACCTTGACTTCGACAGATACCTGCCTGCCTCCCTGGCACGGCTTGTCCGGCAGCTCAACGCGCGGTATCCCGAGAGGGATGCGGCCCTCCTCGACCTTGACCGCCTCACCGACTTGTCGGCGCTGGCTTTGGAGCCGGCGCTCCTGGAGGATTTAGAGGAGCTGGTCGAGCAGGGGTTCGAAGAGCGTGATGTAGTGCTCGCACTGCTCTTCGGCCTGCTGCGCCGGCCCGAGGGCGGTGGGCTGGAGCGCCACGTGCAGCGGCTCCTGCACAAGGCGGTAAAGGACGCGTCAGTCCCGGAGGTGCTTCAAGATCGGGTGAACACCATGCTGTCGACAGCGCCGCTCCCCTAG
- a CDS encoding WYL domain-containing protein, which yields MDRTERFYRLDQLLQERRVVPMETLIGDLEVSRATVKRDLEYLRDRLNAPIVWDREHRGYRYEVHSEDPPRYVLPGLWFNATEVHALLTMEQLLADLQPGLLSAHIEPLRTRIRVLLESVDHSAEAIENRVRILHTAVRPVRPELFQAIASATLGRTRLVIEHYNRSTDETLEREVSPQRIVYYRDTWYLDTWCHLRKGLRSFSMDAIGHVSSTGKKARNVAEAKLKAFFEEGYGIFSGQASNTAVLRFSATNARWVAKEVWHPRQQGEFDADGRYELRVPYSVDTEIIMDILRHGPEVEVLAPPSLRHKVRERLAQAGAVYGD from the coding sequence ATGGACCGAACTGAACGCTTCTACCGCCTGGACCAGCTGCTCCAGGAGCGCCGGGTGGTCCCCATGGAGACCCTCATCGGCGACCTGGAGGTGTCCAGGGCCACCGTCAAAAGGGACCTGGAGTACCTGCGGGATCGGCTGAATGCCCCCATCGTCTGGGACCGCGAGCACCGGGGTTACCGCTACGAGGTCCACTCCGAGGATCCGCCCCGCTATGTCCTGCCGGGCCTGTGGTTCAATGCCACCGAGGTCCATGCCCTGCTGACCATGGAGCAGCTGCTGGCGGACCTCCAGCCGGGCCTGCTGAGCGCGCATATCGAGCCCCTGCGCACCCGTATCCGTGTGCTGCTGGAGAGTGTCGACCACTCCGCCGAGGCCATCGAGAACCGGGTGCGGATCCTGCACACCGCCGTGCGCCCGGTGCGCCCGGAATTGTTCCAGGCCATCGCCTCGGCCACCCTGGGCCGCACTCGGCTCGTCATCGAGCACTACAACCGCAGTACCGACGAAACCCTCGAGCGGGAGGTCTCACCCCAGCGCATCGTCTACTACCGCGACACCTGGTATCTGGACACCTGGTGCCACCTCAGGAAGGGTCTCAGGAGCTTCAGCATGGACGCCATCGGCCACGTCTCCTCGACGGGGAAGAAGGCCCGCAACGTCGCCGAGGCCAAATTGAAGGCCTTCTTCGAGGAAGGGTACGGGATCTTCTCCGGGCAGGCGTCGAACACCGCGGTGCTGCGCTTCTCCGCGACCAACGCCCGTTGGGTGGCCAAGGAAGTCTGGCACCCGCGCCAGCAGGGCGAGTTCGACGCGGACGGCCGCTATGAGCTGAGGGTGCCCTATTCGGTGGATACCGAGATCATCATGGACATCCTGCGCCACGGCCCCGAGGTGGAAGTGCTGGCGCCTCCGAGCCTGCGACACAAGGTACGTGAGCGTCTGGCGCAGGCCGGCGCCGTCTACGGCGACTGA
- a CDS encoding PEP-CTERM sorting domain-containing protein: MDVAPKEPHPWDFDWTRFEAQSANAVPVPTTLALMGLGLAGLGYSRRKKA, from the coding sequence GTGGATGTCGCTCCAAAAGAGCCGCACCCCTGGGATTTTGACTGGACGCGCTTTGAGGCTCAGTCGGCGAACGCTGTTCCAGTGCCTACCACCCTCGCTCTCATGGGCCTTGGCCTAGCCGGTCTTGGCTACTCACGCCGTAAGAAGGCGTAA
- a CDS encoding tetratricopeptide repeat protein → MTDGERIPLTFEEAEGHLRRQIAQSEDRATREALTLDRVILYSRAGHHAEARQLVRELLRTPANPADEARYLLHFGQLQEQTEDFQDARDSYLRGLTLDAGEPWVRYLLNNNLGYTLNQLGEYEAAQAYCIKAIEIDPARHNAWKNLGASFEGQGRPAAAAGMYLKATELQPRDPRALCHLVELVAQHPEVPAEVADFDQRLDHCRRRAEAAKGNT, encoded by the coding sequence ATGACGGATGGCGAACGCATCCCCCTGACTTTCGAGGAGGCCGAGGGCCACCTGCGCCGCCAAATCGCCCAGAGCGAGGACCGCGCGACCCGGGAGGCGCTCACGTTAGATCGGGTGATCCTTTACAGTCGCGCGGGACACCACGCCGAGGCCAGGCAGCTGGTGCGCGAACTCCTCAGGACCCCGGCTAACCCGGCGGACGAGGCCCGGTATTTGCTCCACTTCGGTCAGCTTCAGGAGCAGACGGAGGACTTCCAGGATGCCCGGGACAGCTACCTGCGGGGCCTGACGCTGGACGCGGGCGAGCCCTGGGTGCGCTACCTGCTCAACAACAACCTCGGCTACACCCTCAACCAGCTCGGGGAGTACGAAGCCGCACAGGCATACTGTATCAAGGCCATCGAGATCGACCCGGCCCGCCACAACGCCTGGAAGAACCTGGGCGCCTCATTTGAAGGGCAGGGCCGGCCAGCGGCCGCTGCCGGGATGTACCTCAAGGCCACCGAACTCCAACCCCGGGATCCCCGGGCGCTGTGTCACCTCGTGGAACTGGTAGCGCAGCACCCGGAGGTACCTGCCGAAGTGGCGGACTTCGACCAGAGGCTGGACCACTGTCGTCGGCGCGCCGAGGCGGCAAAAGGGAACACATGA